From Cherax quadricarinatus isolate ZL_2023a chromosome 69, ASM3850222v1, whole genome shotgun sequence, the proteins below share one genomic window:
- the LOC138854788 gene encoding uncharacterized protein — protein sequence MTRHPARRCHLCGRLYPQDAAHHTFSCSFCGLSVCVANVTAHRRRCVTVGAGQYSKQMIRGAGQEERDQSVSSDESSTVTLPQEQVEPIAGPSGWRPAATSDSSSSKDHYYSFLGSPSSVNRRFTSGKKNFCSDEEESEMGDDSISEEPHITSRSECFQGHFCRIKYSIPASHKHDPILFLQSFATTFMRHILQFFTVLSGRALYENALRIYAELSLILRRQSLLGEDDSREHYITFPAQLVTRDDISRLLRSWREYLSMRLETEISSGEGSGFILDYIKGFHIVICKNGVRGYLGDYIEYPTSLRGKNQIFNPRGVKNSCFIQCLAAFFCRRLGWGWYKIRRYLSRCDSLQKFVNYSRVTLPVQWSDIHKLESDNKISIFIYCLTSHEGTYHATLCRRGSNKYSLVVPLLLLGKTHVALIKHFQKYMRIFSRKHSRNKHFCLNCLSEYSDICNLKTHFNSCDNQQKLIFPPAGSVCKFKNTHKGYLPSHTAFVDLEAYLDNRKPEGVITARHVAIAYGYIVIDRNSTIIDRYVHRGVQCIDHMYDRLSSLWDWIKMNTPCYPLHMTREQHIHFAIQKKCNFCHQDFTLTKPKVRHHDHLMPKANYLGALCNNCNLRQKNSGKYLPVIIHNLSYDMALIIKELSVKAPINVLMKQGYKFLKVEIGALRFLDSLAFLSAGLASLAQAHIASKSPLKFTEAMISHLPPESWGSLLTGKQVFPYEYCSSPERLEEKTLPPKRAFYSSLSKKHISQEEFDHAHLVWEKTACQTLGDYLLVYLSCDVGLLADIFTLHRRLLYNIYNLDVVHYVSLPGFAYDAFLKTSGVELELITDQELYNIIQSNIRGGFTTAVRTFAQANNQFINPNFDEKNLVSKFLLYWDFNSLYGSCMTEALPYANIRKLSPAEMASFLANGSLLQKNPQDSIKGYWLLIDTLGIAPELARYTDDLPLCLYHKQITLDDLSEYSKQLLAISNQKLPRKNTKLVGDHLPKRNYLISLPLLQLFLEIGLQIEKIHSIYEFSQGKYLAGFVETNVRQRNSSTSKDCQRLFKLLTNSVFGKTLFNPSKYANKTKLITSAGAFLRAVSKPLFKKAIKLSENKVLVTTGTPAIKLTYPNYIGYQILELAKFKLYHFWYMILKKTYQDKIKLIYSDTDSVIACLEGIKNLTDEIGKEPLRKWIDTSNFPTDHPLYNDSRKGSLGLLKSEVGDRLISEIVCIKPKMYSILLADNNNTIAAKGVPQSEQQLLTHNNFRSVLEDGSKHTFQYSQIRNLKGQMTTITTRKRGLSSFDDKRFYLDAYHSVSYGHPDARETKFKLFKDKTDDKVEEDEEANSSTEEGSTEEEEELEMRDSCNLWRGREKTVRDFFPRVKHRRERGRSSATARSFMLLEASCSEGEEE from the exons ATGACTCGTCACCCAGCTCGCAGATGCCACCTATGCGGGCGATTATACCCTCAGGATGCAGCTCACCACACTTTCTCCTGTAGTTTCTGCGGGCTATCAGTGTGTGTGGCGAATGTCACAGCTCATCGCAGGAGATGCGTGACAG TTGGGGCGGGGCAATACTCCAAGCAGATGATCCGGGGGGCGGGCCAGGAAGAAAGAG ATCAGTCTGTGTCCTCCGATGAATCTTCGACCGTAACACTCCCACAAGAGCAAGTTGAGCCGATTGCCGGTCCCAGTGGATGGAGACCAGCCGCCACAAGTGACAGCTCCTCTTCCAAGGATCATTACTACTCTTTCTTGGGTTCCCCCTCCTCTGTTAATCGAAGGTTCACttcaggtaaaaaaaatttttgttcagATGAGGAAGAGAGTGAAATGGGAGACGATTCCATTTCAGAGGAACCACACATTACGAGTCGGTCGGAATGTTTTCAAGGTCACTTCTGTCGAATAAAATATTCAATTCCTGCCTCTCATAAACACGACCCCatattatttcttcagtccttcGCAACAACATTTATGAGGCACATATTACAGTTTTTCACTGTTCTATCAGGACGAGCACTTTATGAAAATGCTCTTAGGATTTATGCCGAACTGAGCCTTATTTTGCGCAGACAGTCGCTACTGGGAGAGGATGACAGTCGTGAGCATTATATAACTTTTCCCGCGCAACTAGTTACACGAGATGATATATCTCGGCTCTTACGGTCATGGAGGGAGTACCTTAGCATGCGATTAGAAACTGAAATTTCATCGGGCGAGGGATCAGGCTTCATACTAGATTATATAAAGGGTTTTCATATTGTAATATGCAAGAATGGAGTGCGTGGATACCTAGGAGACTATATAGAATATCCCACATCTTTACGAGGGAAAAATCAGATATTTAACCCGAGAGGAGTAAAAAATAGCTGTTTTATTCAATGTCTGGCGGCCTTTTTCTGTCGTAGACTTGGCTGGGGCTGGTATAAAATCAGACGATATTTATCTAGATGTGATAGCCTTCAGAAATTTGTCAATTACTCGCGAGTGACTCTCCCTGTCCAGTGGAGTGACATCCACAAACTCGAGTCTGACAACAaaatatcaatatttatttattgcttAACTTCTCATGAAGGGACCTATCATGCTACTTTATGTCGTCggggtagtaataaatattcactggtaGTGCCCCTGTTATTGTTGGGAAAGACTCATGTAGCTTTAATCAAACACTTCCAGAAATATATGAGAATTTTCTCCAGAAAACATTCACGCAATAAGCACTTTTGCTTGAATTGTTTAAGTGAATATAGTGACATTTGCAACTTAAAAACTCACTTCAATTCATGCGACAACCAACAAAAGTTGATTTTTCCCCCAGCTGGAAGCGTTTGTAAATTCAAAAATACTCACAAGGGCTACTTGCCCTCTCATACTGCCTTTGTGGATTTAGAAGCTTATCTCGATAATCGTAAGCCAGAGGGGGTAATAACAGCTAGACACGTAGCAATAGCTTATGGCTATATAGTGATAGACAGAAATAGCACTATAATAGATAGATATGTCCATCGGGGGGTACAGTGTATTGATCATATGTATGATAGACTTTCGTCTTTATGGGATTGGATAAAGATGAACACTCCCTGTTATCCGCTTCATATGACCAGGGAGCAGCATATACATTTTGCCATACAGAAGAAGTGCAACTTCTGTCATCAGGACTTTACTCTTACCAAACCAAAGGTGAGGCATCATGACCATCTAATGCCTAAGGCTAATTATTTAGGAGCACTCTGCAATAATTGCAATTTAAGGCAGAAAAATTCAGGTAAATATTTGCCTGTTATTATTCATAACCTATCATATGATATGGCTTTGATAATTAAAGAACTAAGTGTTAAAGCCCCAATCAATGTTTTAATGAAACAGGGATATAAATTTCTAAAAGTAGAAATAGGAGCACTACGTTTCCTGGATAGTCTAGCCTTCTTGTCCGCTGGTTTGGCTAGTTTGGCTCAGGCGCACATAGCTTCAAAATCACCCTTGAAATTCACAGAGGCGATGATAAGTCATCTACCCCCCGAAAGTTGGGGAAGCTTATTAACCGgcaaacaagtgtttccttatgAATATTGCAGCTCCCCAGAAAGGCTCGAAGAGAAGACTTTACCCCCAAAAAGAGCTTTCTACAGTTCTCTGTCTAAGAAGCATATTAGCCAAGAAGAATTCGATCATGCTCATCTGGTTTGGGAGAAAACAGCTTGTCAAACTCTAGGAGACTATCTCCTAGTATATCTCAGCTGTGATGTAGGACTTCTGGCTGACATATTCACCTTGCATAGGAGATTATTATACAACATCTATAATCTAGATGTTGTTCACTATGTTTCTCTCCCCGGCTTTGCCTATGATGCCTtcttaaaaaccagtggagtggaATTAGAATTAATTACTGATCAGGAGCTTTATAACATCATACAGTCTAATATAAGAGGCGGCTTCACTACTGCTGTTAGGACGTTTGCTCAGGCCAATAACCAGTTCATTAATCCCAATTTTGATGAGAAAAACTTAGTAAGTAAATTTTTGCTATACTGGGATTTTAATTCTCTTTatggttcttgcatgactgaggCGCTGCCCTACGCAAACATTCGAAAACTCTCACCCGCAGAAATGGCGAGTTTTCTCGCAAATGGCAGTCTTCTCCAGAAGAATCCTCAAGACTCTATAAAAGGTTACTGGCTTCTTATAGACACTCTAGGAATAGCCCCAGAATTAGCTCGCTACACGGATGACTTACCACTATGTCTCTATCACAAACAGATAACATTAGATGATCTATCTGAGTACAGCAAACAGCTATTGGCTATCAGTAATCAAAAACTACCCCGTAAAAATACTAAATTAGTGGGGGACCATCTCCCCAAACGAAACTACCTAATATCATTGCCTTTATTGCAGTTGTTCTTGGAGATAGGTCTACAAATTGAGAAAATTCATAGCATATATGAATTCTCACAAGGAAAATATCTGGCGGGCTTTGTTGAAACGAACGTGAGGCAACGCAATAGTAGCACTAGTAAAGACTGTCAGCGATTATTTAAATTGTTGACCAATTctgtattcggcaagacattgttTAATCCATCAAAATATGCCAACAAAACGAAGCTCATAACATCAGCGGGAGCATTTTTGCGAGCGGTGAGTAAGCCACTATTTAAGAAAGCCATAAAGCTTTCAGAAAACAAAGTATTGGTTACGACGGGGACGCCAGCCATAAAACTCACTTACCCTAATTACATAGGTTACCAGATACTAGAACTTGCCAAATTTAAGCTGTACCATTTTTGGTATATGATTCTTAAGAAAACATACCAAGACAAAATAAAACTAATCTATTCAGATACCGATAGTGTCATCGCCTGTTTAGAGGgcatcaaaaaccttactgatgaaatcggtaaggaaccattgaggaaatggatagacacatctaatttccccacagatcatcctctctacaatgactcaaggaagggatctctaggcttacttaaaagtgaggtgggggaccgccttatttcagaaatagtctgcattaaacccaaaatgtatagcatcctgctagcagataataacaacactatcGCTGCAAAAGGAGTTCCTCAGTCTGAACAACAATTATTAACTCATAATAACTTTAGAAGTGTGCTGGAAGACGGTTCTAAACATACCTTCCAATATAGTCAAATTAGAAATTTAAAAGGTCAgatgaccactatcaccactaggaaacgaggtcttagctcatttgatgataagcgcttttacttagatgcctatcactctgtatcctatggtcatccagatgccagagaaacaaagtttaaattatttaaagataaaacagatgacaaagtggaggaagacgaagaagctaatagcagtactgaagaagggagtacagaagaagaagaggaactagagatgagagacagttgcaatctttggcggggaagagaaaaaaccgtaagagattttttccccagggtcaagcatcgacgcgagagaggtagatcttccgccactgctcgtagtttcatgctcttagaagctagctgttctgagggagaggaggaataa